TTTCTTACTAGAGTAAAACAGATAGTATTATTTAAAATACTGGTTGCTCGTTTTTGTGCTGTACAATTTCTTACTAGAGTAAAACTGTAATAGTTGTTTTTCCTGATCCACTTGTGGTTTTTGTGCTGTACAATTTCTTACTAGAGTAAAACAGACCAGAATATCCTTGGAATTGAGTCTTTGTTTTTGTGCTGTACAATTTCTTACTAGAGTAAAACTTCCGTATCCCTTTCCGTACTCGTGTTTTTCGTTTTTGTGCTGTACAATTTCTTACTAGAGTAAAACTGGGTCTGCTGCTTTTAATAACGGTCAAGTGTTTTTGTGCTGTACAATTTCTTACTAGAGTAAAACTTGACTTGTACTTCCTGAGTTTCCCAGTTTGAAGGCAAAAATTCACTTTTTAGTGAATGCGAATAAGCAAAAATACCCGTAAATCGGTGTTTTTTTACTGTAAAACCTTATTTTTTATTAATTCCGTTTAATTACATTTTTAAATTAATTTTTATGGTATAATTATAAATTATGAAAAAGCAAAATTTGGTTTTATTTAATGTTTGAGGAAACTCGAAAGATAAACTATATAAATATGTTGGCTGAACACAAGGTTATGGCAAATCTCCAAAACGGTGATTTAGTTTAGGAAATGTGCAAAATTTGGAAAAAATTAATCCAAATGCTATTCAAATTATCAAAGAAAAATTGAAATTGTTTTCAAATTTAGATGACATGCATAAAGTCAAGATTGCTTTACTTGATTCTATTAAAAATTCCACCATAATCGAAGGTTCGGTTTTTGTTGGCGGGGAATTAATTGAAAAACTTATTGAAAAGCACAATATTTTTGAATCACTTCCTAAAAGTAGACATAAAAATATGAAAGAAATTTTTAACTACTTAATTTCAAAACGGATCACCGATCCTGGCAGCATTATTAATGCTTTTGATAAAAAGGATGACTACTCAAATCAAATAAATACTTCCAAAAATAGCTTTTATAGACTCTTAGATCTTGTTTTTGAGTCACAAAATCAACTTTTAGACAGTCTTAATAAAATGGTAACAAGTGAACTTGGAAAAAGGGACAGTGAATTTTATTTTGACTCATCAACAGTCTATTTTGAGACATTTGAAAGAAATGGATTAAGAATTCCTGGTTATTCTAAAGATGCTAAATTCAAAGAAGATCAAATTGTCATTGGCTTAGCGTGTGATAAAAATGGTATTCCTTTTCATATTAAAGTTTTTAAAGGAAATACCGGCGATTCTAGTACATTAATCCCTTTTGTATTAGATGTTGAATCCAAATATAATATAAAAAATATGACAATAATCGCTGATCGTGGTATGTCAACTGCTGCAAATATTCGATTTCTTGAATCAAGAAACTATAATTTCATTATTTCTTATCATGCAAAGGTAGGGACTCAAAAATTTAAAAATTATTTACTAGATCCAAGCGATTATGTTAATGTAAGCGCGGATTTTAAGTATAAAAAAGAAGAATTTTATTCATCTTATAAGAATAAAAGATACACCGAAAATATTAGAAGAAGAATTATTACTTACAGTACAAAAAGAGCGATAAAAGACAGAAAAGCTCGCGAGGAGCAAATCCAAAGTTTTATTAAAAAACAAAATAAAGACGGTTTTATTGAAGTAAACAAATTGTTTGGTAAAAAACCTAAATATTTTAAGGAAATTTCAAACATGAAATTTGAATTGGATCAAAGCAAAATTGACAAAGACAAACAATTTGATGGCTACTATGTTTATGAAACAAATATACTAAATTTGAATGTTTTAGACATAGTTGGAAAATACCAAAAACAGTGGAATATTGAAGCTAATTTTAGAAGTCTAAAAGGTTTATTGAATATTCGCCCCGTATTTTTAAGAATTGACGAGCATATTCTAGCTCACACACTTTTGTGTTTTATCTCACTAGTTATTTTAAAAACTATAATATTTAAAATCAACAAACATATTGCTGATAAAAAATTATTTGAAAACAGTCAATTAACTGAAGTTGGTTTAGTAACAATGTTGCAAAAATTAAGGCAAAGGGTTGAATTTAACACTTTAGATCAGCAAATAACATTTAAAAATCGCGATGGTGTTCCTAGTGATCCGAATATTTGAAATAGGTATGATTTTTACCATGATGTGTTAATAAATCAGTAAAAAAATTGTAATTAAATTTTTCCAAAAACTTAAAAAAGTCCCTAAAACTGGATACTTTTTTAAAATTACCTCACCAAACTGGGAAACTCGGGAATAACGGTCAAGTGTTTTTGTGCTGTACAATTTCTTACTAGAGTAAAACTTGACTTGTACTTTCACCTTTGTTTAACTCGTTTTTGTGCTGTACAATTTCTTACTAGAGTAAAACAGAATTTTACAGCAACACCCCCTACTTAAGTTTTTGTGCTGTACAATTTCTTACTAGAGTAAAACGAACTTTCCGTATAGAGAGTTTAGTACTACGTTTTTGTGCTGTACAATTTCTTACTAGAGTAAAACTTCCGTATCCCTTTCCGTACTCGTGTTTTTCGTTTTTGTGCTGTACAATTTCTTACTAGAGTAAAACTTTTAAAAAGGTGGTATAATAGTATTAGATGTTTTTGTGCTGTACAATTTCTTACTAGAGTAAAACTTTTTACCCCGGATAATTAGACGTCTATCTGTTTTTGTGCTGTACAATTTCTTACTAGAGTAAAACCGTGACTAATTATACGCTTTTTCGTGATTAGTTTTTGTGCTGTACAATTTCTTACTAGAGTAAAACTTTAGACTAACTGAAATATCTCAGCTAATGTTTTTGTGCTGTACAATTTCTTACTAGAGTAAAACTCAAGCCCATAAAATTTTCTGACTTCTTTTAGTTTTTGTGCTGTGCAATTTCTTACTAGAGTAAAACGCAAGGTTCAAAAAAGAATATATCTCAAAGTTTTTGTGTTGTACAATTTCTTGATAGAGTAAAACCATCTTCAAGAGTCAAATATTCGCTAATCCGTTTTTGTGCTGTACAATTTTTTACTAGAGTAAAACATTAAGACCATATTACTCGGGTCTATACTAGTTTTTGTGCTGTACAATTTTTTACTAGAGTAAAACTCCAGACCTTTTGCAAAATCTCTTATATGTTTTTGTGCTGTACAATTTCTTAATAGAGTAAAACTGAAGACATCGAGAAGGCCTATGAAAAAAAGGATATTTGTGTGAATTAAAATTGCATTTTAGAGTAAAAAATGAATACTGCAAGGCAAGACGCAAGAGCAAGTATAGTTTTTGTAGTGTAGAATATTTTATTAGAATAAAGCAACATTTAGACAAGGGAACCTTAAAATGCCGTTGTTCTTGCGCTATAGAATTTATTAATTGAACAAAATGGCTCTACCAACATGTTACCACTTATGGCATATTATTTCCTTGCTGCGAAATTTCTTAATAGAGTAAACTAATCACAAATTTTAATAACTTTGACTATATTTATCTAATGGAGTTGATAGTTAATAATTTAGAAAATTAAAAATTTAATTTGAATTTAAAAATTCTTTTATATTGCTTGAAGGTACAAAAAAAGAAATACCTTGAACTGGTTTTTCATTTATAAGCCGAAACGTCATTATCCCGATTACTTTATTTTTAGTATTTAAAACAGGACCACCACTATTTCCTGGCTCAATTGTGATACTAGTTCTAACAAAATTTTGATTAGTTATTTTATTAGTTCCTGAAACTATTCCTTTGTTGATTGTTAAGCCAAGATTATGTGGATTTCCAATTGTAAAAATTTCATCGCCATAATCAAATTTTTCTTCTATTTCAAGATTTTTAACTTGTGTGTTTAGTTCCAAACTTAATATGTCATAGTTTGGTGAAATTTTTATTATTTTAGTTTTTTTGTAGTCTTTTTCATTTGCAAAGCGATAAAAAATATCGATTTCATCGCTATTTTCAAGAATGTGTTTATTTGTAATAATTTTATTATCTATAACAAAACCGGTAGCAAAAGAAATATCATCGTTTTTTTGAAGCTTAATTTCAACAATTGACTTTAAAAGACTTTCATGGTTAATTTTTGGGCTGAGTTTTATTCAATTATTTGTTAGCAAACCAACGTTTGCTAACAAAATTCCAAGATTTAGAGCCAAAAATAAACCAATAAACCCGTATTTTTTAGTGAATTTTTTCATTTTTATCTAAAAGTGTCTTATTCTTAAGTGATTCTAATTATACCTTAATTTTTTCACAAACCAAGCATTTTTTTTCGTAAAAGGTTGATTTTAAAATAATAAAAATTAAGATTTTAACCTCCCGAGTTTCCCAGTTTGATAAGGTAATTTTAAAAAAGCATCTGGTTTTAGGCACTTTTTTAAGTTTTTCGGTAAAAGTTAATAACAATTTTATTAGTGATTTATTAAGATATCAAAGTAAAAATCATACCTATTTCAAATATTCGGATCACTAGGAACACCATCTCGATTTTTAAATGTTATTTGCTGATCTAAAGTGTTAAATTCAACCCTTTGCCTTAATTTTTGCAACATCGTTACTAAACCAA
The DNA window shown above is from Mesomycoplasma ovipneumoniae and carries:
- a CDS encoding IS1634 family transposase, which translates into the protein MKKQNLVLFNVWGNSKDKLYKYVGWTQGYGKSPKRWFSLGNVQNLEKINPNAIQIIKEKLKLFSNLDDMHKVKIALLDSIKNSTIIEGSVFVGGELIEKLIEKHNIFESLPKSRHKNMKEIFNYLISKRITDPGSIINAFDKKDDYSNQINTSKNSFYRLLDLVFESQNQLLDSLNKMVTSELGKRDSEFYFDSSTVYFETFERNGLRIPGYSKDAKFKEDQIVIGLACDKNGIPFHIKVFKGNTGDSSTLIPFVLDVESKYNIKNMTIIADRGMSTAANIRFLESRNYNFIISYHAKVGTQKFKNYLLDPSDYVNVSADFKYKKEEFYSSYKNKRYTENIRRRIITYSTKRAIKDRKAREEQIQSFIKKQNKDGFIEVNKLFGKKPKYFKEISNMKFELDQSKIDKDKQFDGYYVYETNILNLNVLDIVGKYQKQWNIEANFRSLKGLLNIRPVFLRIDEHILAHTLLCFISLVILKTIIFKINKHIADKKLFENSQLTEVGLVTMLQKLRQRVEFNTLDQQITFKNRDGVPSDPNIWNRYDFYHDVLINQ
- a CDS encoding serine protease, which codes for MKKFTKKYGFIGLFLALNLGILLANVGLLTNNWIKLSPKINHESLLKSIVEIKLQKNDDISFATGFVIDNKIITNKHILENSDEIDIFYRFANEKDYKKTKIIKISPNYDILSLELNTQVKNLEIEEKFDYGDEIFTIGNPHNLGLTINKGIVSGTNKITNQNFVRTSITIEPGNSGGPVLNTKNKVIGIMTFRLINEKPVQGISFFVPSSNIKEFLNSN